A part of Salvelinus alpinus chromosome 23, SLU_Salpinus.1, whole genome shotgun sequence genomic DNA contains:
- the LOC139551103 gene encoding myb/SANT-like DNA-binding domain-containing protein 4 isoform X2: MATRAAYFSRSEAQILMEAYEEVKDIIKKKGNTATVIKQREKAWQSIADRLNALNMNGPKRTWQQVKIKYKNILQNAVKKNTHRQGTGGGSPKADLTPAEDMALELNKGRPVLEGIPGGKETSIGSSQDATRFIQVSGSTVFLLEPPAQAPDDADPGEGPSAAATAHDGDDDEEETISLDSRRHEDPDAIQWENQPGNISSQAIRKLYGNHLRRQIELADIDIQYKKKKMENLALESEIKKRTIRKLDLEIKKLERELQEDDTAQNKN, encoded by the exons atggcaactagagccgcgtacttttcccggtcggaagcacaaatcctcatggaggcatacgaggaggtaaaagatataattaagaagaaaggcaacaccgccacagtgataaagcaaagagaaaaagcgtggcaaagtattgcagaccgcctgaatgc attaaacatgaacgggccaaaacggacatggcagcaggtcaaaatcaaatacaagaacattctgcagaatg cagtgaaaaagaatacccacagacaaggcacgggtggtgggtcaccaaaggctgaccttaccccagcagaggacatggccttggagctaaataaaggcaggcccgtcttagaggggatccctggggggaaagagacgagcataggttcctcccaagatgccacccgcttcattcaag tgtctggcagcactgtgttcctgttagagccaccagcacaagcaccagacgatgctgatcca ggtgaaggccccagtgcagcagcaacagcacatgatggagacgatgatgaggaggagaccatctctctggattccagaaggcatgag gacccagatgctatacagtgggaaaaccagcctggcaacata agctcacaagctatcagaaagttgtatggcaaccacctccggcgccaaatagaactggcagacatagacattcagtacaagaagaaaaagatggaaaatcttgcactggagtccgaaataaaaaagaggacaattaggaaactggaccttgaaataaaaaaacttgagagggag ctccaagaagatgacacagctcaaaataaaaattag
- the LOC139551103 gene encoding myb/SANT-like DNA-binding domain-containing protein 4 isoform X1 encodes MATRAAYFSRSEAQILMEAYEEVKDIIKKKGNTATVIKQREKAWQSIADRLNALNMNGPKRTWQQVKIKYKNILQNAVKKNTHRQGTGGGSPKADLTPAEDMALELNKGRPVLEGIPGGKETSIGSSQDATRFIQVSGSTVFLLEPPAQAPDDADPGEGPSAAATAHDGDDDEEETISLDSRRHEDPDAIQWENQPGNISSQAIRKLYGNHLRRQIELADIDIQYKKKKMENLALESEIKKRTIRKLDLEIKKLEREVRYAFNVHCMLTVTQMY; translated from the exons atggcaactagagccgcgtacttttcccggtcggaagcacaaatcctcatggaggcatacgaggaggtaaaagatataattaagaagaaaggcaacaccgccacagtgataaagcaaagagaaaaagcgtggcaaagtattgcagaccgcctgaatgc attaaacatgaacgggccaaaacggacatggcagcaggtcaaaatcaaatacaagaacattctgcagaatg cagtgaaaaagaatacccacagacaaggcacgggtggtgggtcaccaaaggctgaccttaccccagcagaggacatggccttggagctaaataaaggcaggcccgtcttagaggggatccctggggggaaagagacgagcataggttcctcccaagatgccacccgcttcattcaag tgtctggcagcactgtgttcctgttagagccaccagcacaagcaccagacgatgctgatcca ggtgaaggccccagtgcagcagcaacagcacatgatggagacgatgatgaggaggagaccatctctctggattccagaaggcatgag gacccagatgctatacagtgggaaaaccagcctggcaacata agctcacaagctatcagaaagttgtatggcaaccacctccggcgccaaatagaactggcagacatagacattcagtacaagaagaaaaagatggaaaatcttgcactggagtccgaaataaaaaagaggacaattaggaaactggaccttgaaataaaaaaacttgagagggaggtgagatatgccttcaatgtacactgtatgctaactgtaacacaaatgtattaa